One stretch of Hymenobacter chitinivorans DSM 11115 DNA includes these proteins:
- a CDS encoding FAD-binding oxidoreductase, translating into MNFQPLTPDLVAAFEQIVGEAYVLTAQRVEADVYADYGRDHTEDLHFAPDVVLRPGNVEEISKIVRLCHEHHVPVTARGAGTGLSGGALPVHHGVVLSTERLNRIIQIDERNLQATVEPGVINEAFQVAVKEVGLFYPPDPASKGSCSLGGNLAHSSGGPKAVKYGTTRDYVLNLEVVLPTGDVIWTAANTLKNSTGYNLTQLMVGSEGTLGIITKVVFRLLPYPQHNILMLVPFRREEQAAEAVSAVFRAGVIPSGMEFMEREAIAWSSDYLKIPLTLPEDIKAHLLIELDGQDMDQLYKEAEQVYGVLERYDVGEILLADNATQKDELWKIRRNIGNSVRYNSVYKEEDTVVPRAELPTLLRGVKEIGARYGFKSVCYGHAGDGNLHVNIIRGNLTDEQWNVGLRQPITEIFELCVKLGGTISGEHGIGLVQKGYIGIALQETNLELMRGIKKVFDPHGILNPGKIF; encoded by the coding sequence GTGGGCGAAGCGTATGTGCTTACTGCCCAGCGCGTAGAAGCCGACGTGTACGCCGACTATGGCCGTGACCACACCGAAGATTTGCATTTTGCCCCGGACGTGGTACTTCGTCCCGGCAACGTTGAGGAAATTAGTAAAATTGTGCGGCTCTGCCACGAGCACCACGTGCCCGTCACGGCCCGGGGCGCGGGCACGGGCCTGAGTGGCGGGGCCCTGCCCGTGCACCACGGCGTGGTGCTGAGCACCGAGCGGCTCAACCGCATTATTCAGATTGATGAGCGCAACCTGCAGGCTACCGTCGAGCCGGGCGTCATCAACGAGGCGTTCCAGGTGGCGGTAAAGGAAGTCGGCCTGTTTTACCCGCCCGACCCGGCCAGCAAGGGTAGCTGCTCACTGGGCGGCAACCTGGCCCACAGCAGCGGCGGCCCCAAAGCCGTGAAGTACGGCACCACCCGCGACTACGTCCTGAACCTAGAAGTGGTGCTGCCTACCGGCGACGTTATCTGGACGGCGGCCAATACGCTCAAGAACTCAACCGGCTACAATCTCACCCAGCTCATGGTGGGCTCGGAAGGCACGCTGGGTATCATCACCAAGGTTGTGTTTCGGCTGCTGCCTTACCCGCAACACAATATTCTGATGCTGGTGCCTTTCCGGCGGGAAGAGCAGGCCGCCGAAGCCGTGTCGGCCGTGTTCCGGGCCGGCGTAATTCCTTCGGGCATGGAATTTATGGAGCGCGAGGCCATAGCCTGGTCGTCGGACTATCTGAAAATCCCGCTCACCTTACCCGAAGACATCAAGGCCCACCTGCTCATCGAGCTCGACGGGCAGGATATGGACCAGCTTTATAAGGAAGCTGAGCAGGTATACGGGGTGCTGGAGCGCTACGACGTGGGCGAAATACTGCTGGCCGACAATGCTACGCAGAAGGACGAGCTCTGGAAAATCCGGCGCAACATTGGCAATTCGGTGCGCTACAACTCCGTGTATAAGGAGGAAGACACCGTGGTGCCCCGGGCTGAGCTGCCCACGCTGCTGCGGGGCGTGAAGGAAATTGGGGCCCGCTACGGGTTCAAGAGCGTGTGCTACGGCCACGCCGGCGACGGGAACCTACACGTGAACATCATCCGCGGCAACCTGACCGACGAGCAGTGGAACGTGGGCCTGCGCCAGCCGATTACCGAGATTTTCGAGCTTTGCGTCAAGCTCGGCGGCACTATCAGCGGGGAGCATGGCATTGGGCTGGTGCAGAAAGGCTACATCGGCATTGCCCTGCAGGAAACCAACCTGGAGCTGATGCGCGGCATCAAGAAGGTATTTGACCCGCACGGTATTCTGAACCCGGGCAAAATCTTCTAG
- a CDS encoding acyl-CoA-binding protein: MDLQQQMDLQQQFEAAVARVDGLPGDKAAAHMTELYGLYKQATEGDHDTKGEVVGDDSPDNPSGYAGMSQAQWDSWSKFKGVSEDDAKRQYVEKVNALAGPVGEQPTIITGNGQPSTASMVGGADAASGPEVESDDNSTTSQQPSTQPGVSQGGLRGDITAGAPYGGEDKLKGDQS, from the coding sequence ATGGATCTTCAGCAGCAAATGGATTTACAACAGCAGTTTGAAGCCGCAGTAGCGCGCGTAGACGGCCTGCCGGGCGACAAAGCTGCCGCTCATATGACCGAGCTCTACGGACTCTACAAGCAGGCTACCGAGGGCGACCATGATACCAAAGGTGAAGTAGTCGGCGACGACTCGCCCGATAACCCGAGCGGCTACGCAGGCATGTCGCAGGCGCAGTGGGACTCCTGGAGCAAGTTTAAAGGCGTCAGCGAGGACGATGCCAAGCGCCAATACGTAGAGAAAGTAAATGCGTTGGCCGGCCCCGTTGGGGAGCAGCCTACCATTATTACCGGCAACGGCCAGCCCAGCACCGCTTCCATGGTAGGCGGCGCCGATGCGGCCTCCGGCCCCGAGGTAGAATCCGACGACAACTCCACTACTTCCCAGCAGCCCAGCACCCAGCCCGGCGTGTCGCAGGGCGGCCTGCGCGGCGACATTACCGCCGGAGCTCCCTACGGCGGCGAAGACAAACTCAAAGGCGACCAGTCGTAA